From a single Cygnus atratus isolate AKBS03 ecotype Queensland, Australia chromosome 10, CAtr_DNAZoo_HiC_assembly, whole genome shotgun sequence genomic region:
- the MST1R gene encoding macrophage-stimulating protein receptor isoform X2: MGLLCRTRLLLALALAPLLADAWQCPRIPYSSTRNFSVPYTLPSFDAGGPVQNVAVFADPATVFVAVRNRILVAGPELRLRSVLVTGPTGSAECEICRLCPATAGSPGPEDVDNILLLLDPQEPWLYSCGTARHGLCYQHQLEVRGSEVTIVATHCLYSATGNSPASCPDCVASPLGTSGTVVADPYSSFFYLGSTVNSSVAARYSPQSVSVRRLKGTLDGFADTFQWLTVLPPYQDAYPIHYVHSFTDGEHVYFLMVQPECPGSASYHTRLARLSTSEHDLRRYRELVLDCRFESKRRRRSAEEDTERDVAYNVLQAAHATRPGERLARDLGIDSSEMVLFGAFAESQPESPAPQDNSAVCAFPLRLLNQAIEEGMDKCCGTGVQTLRRGLGFFQPQEYCPHNVNLSAPVTDTSCWDQPTLVPATSHKVDLFNGRLAGILLTSIFVSVLENVTMAHLGTAQGRILQMVLQRSSSYVVALANFSLEEPAPLRHVVRLQEDSLLFAAATKVWRVNVTGPGCRHFLTCDRCLRAERFMGCGWCGDGCARSHECNGTWVRDSCPPILTDFHPRSAPLRGRTRVTLCGTTFRSLPDPAAHRRPLSSYRVAVGGRSCAVLLNESWGYRPLPASRLKDFVDMLVCALEPGGPAVVGPADVVLSVMEPPRASGFSVQGSATLGGFIFVEPQVSTLHPSFGPQGGGTLLSLCGTHLLAGSSWEVTVNGSKCPLAVQPSPRHYVPSQGNGEIQCTAPAAAHLGAASVALWIDGEEFPAPLPFQYRPDPSVWGIIPNCSYRGSMLTLIGSHLDSMYRTKILFEAGGVKTETTECEGPQLPERLLCRSPAFPFETQPETVLGNLSVLLDGAAGRRLFRLRYFTPPHIFPFGQQGEQRQYQLKPGDDEVEQRGLDAVAGCMNITMTVGGQDCHPNVLKNKVMCHVPHNLRLTADGARVQICVNGDCQELGQVLATSSLDLAASLALGTGVTFLVCCILAAVLLRWHWRKRRGTENLELLVHPSRSDAPATTQHFGVDYRDVWALPAAGSPVLARPRAHVATAAGGGSPVPLLRSTSCCLEDLRPELLEEVKDILIPEERLVTHRHRVIGKGHFGSVYHGTYTDPLLGALHCAIKSLHRITDVEEVEEFLREGILMKSFHHPHVLSLLGVCLPRHGLPLVVLPYMRHGDLRHFIRTQERSPTVKDLISFGLQVALGMEYLAQKKFVHRDLAARNCMLDETLTVKVADFGLARDVFGKEYYSIQQHRHAKLPVKWMALESLQTQKFTTKSDVWSFGVLMWELLTRGASPYAEVDPYDMARYLLQGRRLPQPQPCPDALYGVMLSCWAPAPEERPSFSGLVGELERVLASLEGERYVNLAVTYVNLESGPLYPPTPWGQLPDSEDEEGAEDEDKDVAVC, encoded by the exons ATGGGGCTGTTGTGCCGCACGCGCCTCTTGCTCGCCCTCGCCCTGGCCCCGCTGCTTGCCGACGCCTGGCAGTGCCCCCGCATCCCCTACAGCTCCACCAGGAACTTCTCCGTCCCCTACACGCTGCCCAGCTTCGATGCTGGCGGCCCCGTGCAGAACGTCGCTGTCTTCGCCGACCCGGCCACCGTTTTCGTGGCCGTCCGCAACCGCATCTTGGTGGCCGGCCCCGAGCTGCGTCTCCGCTCCGTCCTCGTCACCGGCCCCACAGGCAGCGCTGAGTGCGAGATCTGCCGCCTGTGCCCAGCCACCGCGGGCAGCCCTGGCCCCGAGGACGTGGACaacatcctgctgctgctggacccGCAGGAGCCGTGGCTGTACAGCtgcggcacggcacggcacgggcTCTGCTACCAGCACCAGCTGGAGGTGCGTGGCAGCGAGGTCACCATCGTGGCCACCCACTGCCTGTACTCTGCCACAGGCAACAGCCCTGCGTCTTGCCCCGACTGCGTGGCCAGCCCCTTGGGGACCAGCGGCACCGTGGTGGCCGACCCCTACTCTTCCTTCTTCTACCTCGGCTCCACCGTCAACAGCAGCGTGGCGGCGCGCTACAGCCCGCAGTCGGTGTCGGTCCGCAGGCTGAAGGGCACGCTGGACGGCTTCGCGGACACCTTCCAGTGGCTGACGGTGCTGCCGCCCTACCAGGACGCCTACCCCATCCACTACGTGCACTCCTTCACTGACGGCGAGCACGTCTACTTCCTGATGGTGCAGCCCGAGTGTCCCGGCTCGGCGTCGTACCACACGCGCCTGGCGCGGCTCAGCACCAGCGAGCACGACCTGCGCCGCTACCGCGAGCTGGTCCTCGACTGCCGCTTTGAGTCCAAGCGGCGCCGGCGCAGTGCTGAGGAGGACACCGAGCGCGACGTGGCCTACAACGTGCTGCAGGCCGCCCACGCCACCCGCCCCGGTGAGCGCCTGGCCCGTGACCTCGGCATCGACAGCTCCGAGATGGTTTTGTTCGGCGCCTTCGCTGAGAGCCAGCCGGAGAGCCCGGCGCCACAGGACAACTCGGCCGTCTGCGCCTTCCCCCTGCGCCTGCTCAACCAGGCCATCGAGGAGGGGATGGACAAGTGCTGCGGCACCGGTGTGCAGACGCTGAGGCGGGGGCTCGGCTTCTTCCAGCCGCAGGAGTACTGTCCGCACAAC GTGAACCTCTCGGCACCGGTGACTGACACCAGCTGCTGGGACCAGCCCACCCTTGTCCCTGCCACCTCCCACAAGGTGGACTTGTTCAACGGGCGCCTGGCCGGCATCCTCCTCACCTCCATCTTCGTCTCCGTCCTCGAGAACGTCACCATGGCCCACCTGGGCACGGCGCAGGGACGCATCCTgcag ATGGTGCTGCAGCGCTCCAGCTCCTACGTCGTCGCCTTGGCCAACTTCTCGCTGGAGGAGCCGGCGCCGCTGCGGCACGTGgtgaggctgcaggaggactcGCTGCTCTTCGCCGCTGCTACCAAG GTGTGGCGCGTGAATGTCACCGGCCCGGGCTGCCGCCACTTCTTGACGTGTGACCGCTGCCTGCGTGCCGAGCGCTTCATGGGCTGTGGCTGGTGTGGGGACGGGTGCGCACGGAGCCACGAGTGCAACGGCACCTGGGTCCGGGACAGCTGCCCGCCCATCCTCACCGAT TTCCACCCCAGGAGCGCACCGCTGCGGGGCCGGACGAGGGTGACGCTCTGCGGCACGACCTTCCGCTCCCTGCCGGACCCCGCTGCCCACCGCCGCCCCCTCAGCTCCTACCGGGTGGCAGTGGGAGGGCGAAGCTGCGCCGTGCTGCTGAACGAGAGCTGGGGCTACAG GCCGCTGCCCGCCTCCCGCCTCAAGGACTTCGTGGACATGCTGGTGTGTGCCCTGGAGCCTGGGGGGCCGGCGGTGGTGGGGCCGGCCGACGTGGTGCTCAGCGTGATGGAGCCCCCCAGGGCCTCAGGCTTCAGTGTCCAGGGCTCTGCCACCCTCGGCGGCTTCATCTTCGTG GAGCCCCAGGTCAGCACCCTGCACCCCAGCTTCGGTCCCCAGGGCGGTGGCACCCTCCTGTCCCTCTGTGGCACCCACCTCTTGGCGGGGAGCAGCTGGGAAGTGACGGTCAACGGCTCCAAGTGTCCTCTGGCTGTGCAGCCCAG cccccggCACTATGTCCCCAGCCAGGGCAACGGGGAGATTCAATGCACGGCTCCTGCTGCCGCCCACCTGGGCGCAGCCTCTGTAGCCCTGTGGATTGATGGGGAGGAgttcccagccccgctgcccttCCAGTACCGCCCCGACCCCTCCGTCTGGGGCATCATCCCCAACTGCAGCTACAG GGGCTCAATGCTCACCCTCATCGGCTCCCACCTGGACTCGATGTATCGCACCAAGATCCTCTTTGAGGCTGGTGGCGTGAAGACCGAAACCACG GAGTGCGAGGGCCCGCAGCTGCCCGAGCGGCTGCTGTGCCGCAGCCCAGCTTTCCCCTTCGAGACCCAGCCGGAGACGGTGCTTGGGAACCTGAGCGTGCTGCTGGACGGCGCTGCTGGACGCCGGCTCTTCCGCCTGCGCTACTTCACCCCGCCCCACATCTTCCCCTTCGGGCAGCAGGGCGAGCAGCGGCAGTACCAACTCAAACCCGGTGATGATGAGGTCGAG CAAAGGGGGCTGGACGCCGTGGCCGGCTGCATGAACATCACCATGACAGTGGGGGGCCAGGACTGCCACCCCAACGTGCTGAAGAACAAGGTGATGTGCCACGTGCCCCACAACCTACGCCTGACCGCGGACGGGGCCCGTGTGCAG ATCTGCGTGAATGGTgactgccaggagctgggccaGGTGCTGGCCACCTCCTCGCTGGACCTGGCCgccagcctggccctgggcaccggTGTCACCTTCCTGGTCTGCTGCatcctggctgctgtgctgctccgcTGGcactggaggaagaggaggg GGACGGAGaacctggagctgctggtgcaCCCCAGCCGGAGTGATGcccctgccaccacccagcACTTCGGTGTTGACTACCGGGACGTGTGGG CACTGCCCGCTGCAGGCAGCCCCGTCCTGGCCAGGCCCCGTGCGCATGTTGCCACTGCTGCGGGCGGTGGCTCCCCGGTGCCCCTGCTCAGGTCCACGTCCTGCTGCCTGGAGGACCTGCGGccggagctgctggaggaggtgaAGGACATCCTCATCCCCGAGGAGCGGCTCGTCACCCACCGCCACCGGGTCATCGGCAAAG GGCACTTCGGGAGCGTGTACCACGGCACCTACACGGACCCGCTGCTGGGTGCCCTGCACTGCGCCATCAAGTCCCTGCACC GTATCACGGAcgtggaggaggtggaggagttCCTGCGCGAGGGCATCCTGATGAAGAGCTTCCACCACCCGCACGTGCTCTCGCTGCTGGGTGTCTGCCTGCCCCGCCACGGGCTGCCCCTCGTCGTCCTGCCCTACATGCGCCACGGGGACCTGCGGCACTTCATCCGCACCCAGGAGCGG AGCCCCACGGTGAAGGATCTCATCAGCTTCGGGCTCCAGGTGGCCTTGGGCATGGAGTACCTGGCCCAGAAAAAGTTTGTGCACCGGGACCTGGCGGCCAGGAACTGCAT GCTGGATGAGACGCTGACGGTGAAGGTGGCTGACTTCGGGCTGGCGCGGGACGTGTTCGGCAAGGAGTACTACAGCATCCAGCAGCACCGGCACGCCAAGTTGCCCGTCAAGTGGATGGCGCTGGAGAGCCTGCAGACCCAAAAATTCACCACCAAGTCGGACGTG TGGTCCTTCGGGGTGCTCATGTGGGAGCTGCTGACGCGGGGCGCGTCGCCGTACGCCGAGGTGGACCCCTACGACATGGCCCGCTACCTGCTGCAGGGGAGGCGCCtgccgcagccccagccctgccccgacGCACT GTACGGGgtgatgctgagctgctgggcgCCCGCACCCGAGGAGAGGCCGTCCTTCTCAGGGCTGGTGGGCGAGCTGGAACGCGTGCTGGCCTCGCTGGAGGGCGAGCGCTACGTCAACCTGGCCGTCACCTACGTCAACCTGGAGAGCGGCCCCCTttacccccccaccccctggGGCCAGCTGCCTGACAGCGAGGATGAGGAGGGTGCTGAAGATGAGGACAAGGACGTGGCCGTGTGCTGA
- the MST1R gene encoding macrophage-stimulating protein receptor isoform X4 has protein sequence MGLLCRTRLLLALALAPLLADAWQCPRIPYSSTRNFSVPYTLPSFDAGGPVQNVAVFADPATVFVAVRNRILVAGPELRLRSVLVTGPTGSAECEICRLCPATAGSPGPEDVDNILLLLDPQEPWLYSCGTARHGLCYQHQLEVRGSEVTIVATHCLYSATGNSPASCPDCVASPLGTSGTVVADPYSSFFYLGSTVNSSVAARYSPQSVSVRRLKGTLDGFADTFQWLTVLPPYQDAYPIHYVHSFTDGEHVYFLMVQPECPGSASYHTRLARLSTSEHDLRRYRELVLDCRFESKRRRRSAEEDTERDVAYNVLQAAHATRPGERLARDLGIDSSEMVLFGAFAESQPESPAPQDNSAVCAFPLRLLNQAIEEGMDKCCGTGVQTLRRGLGFFQPQEYCPHNVNLSAPVTDTSCWDQPTLVPATSHKVDLFNGRLAGILLTSIFVSVLENVTMAHLGTAQGRILQMVLQRSSSYVVALANFSLEEPAPLRHVVRLQEDSLLFAAATKVWRVNVTGPGCRHFLTCDRCLRAERFMGCGWCGDGCARSHECNGTWVRDSCPPILTDFHPRSAPLRGRTRVTLCGTTFRSLPDPAAHRRPLSSYRVAVGGRSCAVLLNESWGYRPLPASRLKDFVDMLVCALEPGGPAVVGPADVVLSVMEPPRASGFSVQGSATLGGFIFVEPQVSTLHPSFGPQGGGTLLSLCGTHLLAGSSWEVTVNGSKCPLAVQPSQGNGEIQCTAPAAAHLGAASVALWIDGEEFPAPLPFQYRPDPSVWGIIPNCSYRGSMLTLIGSHLDSMYRTKILFEAGGVKTETTECEGPQLPERLLCRSPAFPFETQPETVLGNLSVLLDGAAGRRLFRLRYFTPPHIFPFGQQGEQRQYQLKPGDDEVEQRGLDAVAGCMNITMTVGGQDCHPNVLKNKVMCHVPHNLRLTADGARVQICVNGDCQELGQVLATSSLDLAASLALGTGVTFLVCCILAAVLLRWHWRKRRGTENLELLVHPSRSDAPATTQHFGVDYRDVWALPAAGSPVLARPRAHVATAAGGGSPVPLLRSTSCCLEDLRPELLEEVKDILIPEERLVTHRHRVIGKGHFGSVYHGTYTDPLLGALHCAIKSLHRITDVEEVEEFLREGILMKSFHHPHVLSLLGVCLPRHGLPLVVLPYMRHGDLRHFIRTQERSPTVKDLISFGLQVALGMEYLAQKKFVHRDLAARNCMLDETLTVKVADFGLARDVFGKEYYSIQQHRHAKLPVKWMALESLQTQKFTTKSDVWSFGVLMWELLTRGASPYAEVDPYDMARYLLQGRRLPQPQPCPDALYGVMLSCWAPAPEERPSFSGLVGELERVLASLEGERYVNLAVTYVNLESGPLYPPTPWGQLPDSEDEEGAEDEDKDVAVC, from the exons ATGGGGCTGTTGTGCCGCACGCGCCTCTTGCTCGCCCTCGCCCTGGCCCCGCTGCTTGCCGACGCCTGGCAGTGCCCCCGCATCCCCTACAGCTCCACCAGGAACTTCTCCGTCCCCTACACGCTGCCCAGCTTCGATGCTGGCGGCCCCGTGCAGAACGTCGCTGTCTTCGCCGACCCGGCCACCGTTTTCGTGGCCGTCCGCAACCGCATCTTGGTGGCCGGCCCCGAGCTGCGTCTCCGCTCCGTCCTCGTCACCGGCCCCACAGGCAGCGCTGAGTGCGAGATCTGCCGCCTGTGCCCAGCCACCGCGGGCAGCCCTGGCCCCGAGGACGTGGACaacatcctgctgctgctggacccGCAGGAGCCGTGGCTGTACAGCtgcggcacggcacggcacgggcTCTGCTACCAGCACCAGCTGGAGGTGCGTGGCAGCGAGGTCACCATCGTGGCCACCCACTGCCTGTACTCTGCCACAGGCAACAGCCCTGCGTCTTGCCCCGACTGCGTGGCCAGCCCCTTGGGGACCAGCGGCACCGTGGTGGCCGACCCCTACTCTTCCTTCTTCTACCTCGGCTCCACCGTCAACAGCAGCGTGGCGGCGCGCTACAGCCCGCAGTCGGTGTCGGTCCGCAGGCTGAAGGGCACGCTGGACGGCTTCGCGGACACCTTCCAGTGGCTGACGGTGCTGCCGCCCTACCAGGACGCCTACCCCATCCACTACGTGCACTCCTTCACTGACGGCGAGCACGTCTACTTCCTGATGGTGCAGCCCGAGTGTCCCGGCTCGGCGTCGTACCACACGCGCCTGGCGCGGCTCAGCACCAGCGAGCACGACCTGCGCCGCTACCGCGAGCTGGTCCTCGACTGCCGCTTTGAGTCCAAGCGGCGCCGGCGCAGTGCTGAGGAGGACACCGAGCGCGACGTGGCCTACAACGTGCTGCAGGCCGCCCACGCCACCCGCCCCGGTGAGCGCCTGGCCCGTGACCTCGGCATCGACAGCTCCGAGATGGTTTTGTTCGGCGCCTTCGCTGAGAGCCAGCCGGAGAGCCCGGCGCCACAGGACAACTCGGCCGTCTGCGCCTTCCCCCTGCGCCTGCTCAACCAGGCCATCGAGGAGGGGATGGACAAGTGCTGCGGCACCGGTGTGCAGACGCTGAGGCGGGGGCTCGGCTTCTTCCAGCCGCAGGAGTACTGTCCGCACAAC GTGAACCTCTCGGCACCGGTGACTGACACCAGCTGCTGGGACCAGCCCACCCTTGTCCCTGCCACCTCCCACAAGGTGGACTTGTTCAACGGGCGCCTGGCCGGCATCCTCCTCACCTCCATCTTCGTCTCCGTCCTCGAGAACGTCACCATGGCCCACCTGGGCACGGCGCAGGGACGCATCCTgcag ATGGTGCTGCAGCGCTCCAGCTCCTACGTCGTCGCCTTGGCCAACTTCTCGCTGGAGGAGCCGGCGCCGCTGCGGCACGTGgtgaggctgcaggaggactcGCTGCTCTTCGCCGCTGCTACCAAG GTGTGGCGCGTGAATGTCACCGGCCCGGGCTGCCGCCACTTCTTGACGTGTGACCGCTGCCTGCGTGCCGAGCGCTTCATGGGCTGTGGCTGGTGTGGGGACGGGTGCGCACGGAGCCACGAGTGCAACGGCACCTGGGTCCGGGACAGCTGCCCGCCCATCCTCACCGAT TTCCACCCCAGGAGCGCACCGCTGCGGGGCCGGACGAGGGTGACGCTCTGCGGCACGACCTTCCGCTCCCTGCCGGACCCCGCTGCCCACCGCCGCCCCCTCAGCTCCTACCGGGTGGCAGTGGGAGGGCGAAGCTGCGCCGTGCTGCTGAACGAGAGCTGGGGCTACAG GCCGCTGCCCGCCTCCCGCCTCAAGGACTTCGTGGACATGCTGGTGTGTGCCCTGGAGCCTGGGGGGCCGGCGGTGGTGGGGCCGGCCGACGTGGTGCTCAGCGTGATGGAGCCCCCCAGGGCCTCAGGCTTCAGTGTCCAGGGCTCTGCCACCCTCGGCGGCTTCATCTTCGTG GAGCCCCAGGTCAGCACCCTGCACCCCAGCTTCGGTCCCCAGGGCGGTGGCACCCTCCTGTCCCTCTGTGGCACCCACCTCTTGGCGGGGAGCAGCTGGGAAGTGACGGTCAACGGCTCCAAGTGTCCTCTGGCTGTGCAGCCCAG CCAGGGCAACGGGGAGATTCAATGCACGGCTCCTGCTGCCGCCCACCTGGGCGCAGCCTCTGTAGCCCTGTGGATTGATGGGGAGGAgttcccagccccgctgcccttCCAGTACCGCCCCGACCCCTCCGTCTGGGGCATCATCCCCAACTGCAGCTACAG GGGCTCAATGCTCACCCTCATCGGCTCCCACCTGGACTCGATGTATCGCACCAAGATCCTCTTTGAGGCTGGTGGCGTGAAGACCGAAACCACG GAGTGCGAGGGCCCGCAGCTGCCCGAGCGGCTGCTGTGCCGCAGCCCAGCTTTCCCCTTCGAGACCCAGCCGGAGACGGTGCTTGGGAACCTGAGCGTGCTGCTGGACGGCGCTGCTGGACGCCGGCTCTTCCGCCTGCGCTACTTCACCCCGCCCCACATCTTCCCCTTCGGGCAGCAGGGCGAGCAGCGGCAGTACCAACTCAAACCCGGTGATGATGAGGTCGAG CAAAGGGGGCTGGACGCCGTGGCCGGCTGCATGAACATCACCATGACAGTGGGGGGCCAGGACTGCCACCCCAACGTGCTGAAGAACAAGGTGATGTGCCACGTGCCCCACAACCTACGCCTGACCGCGGACGGGGCCCGTGTGCAG ATCTGCGTGAATGGTgactgccaggagctgggccaGGTGCTGGCCACCTCCTCGCTGGACCTGGCCgccagcctggccctgggcaccggTGTCACCTTCCTGGTCTGCTGCatcctggctgctgtgctgctccgcTGGcactggaggaagaggaggg GGACGGAGaacctggagctgctggtgcaCCCCAGCCGGAGTGATGcccctgccaccacccagcACTTCGGTGTTGACTACCGGGACGTGTGGG CACTGCCCGCTGCAGGCAGCCCCGTCCTGGCCAGGCCCCGTGCGCATGTTGCCACTGCTGCGGGCGGTGGCTCCCCGGTGCCCCTGCTCAGGTCCACGTCCTGCTGCCTGGAGGACCTGCGGccggagctgctggaggaggtgaAGGACATCCTCATCCCCGAGGAGCGGCTCGTCACCCACCGCCACCGGGTCATCGGCAAAG GGCACTTCGGGAGCGTGTACCACGGCACCTACACGGACCCGCTGCTGGGTGCCCTGCACTGCGCCATCAAGTCCCTGCACC GTATCACGGAcgtggaggaggtggaggagttCCTGCGCGAGGGCATCCTGATGAAGAGCTTCCACCACCCGCACGTGCTCTCGCTGCTGGGTGTCTGCCTGCCCCGCCACGGGCTGCCCCTCGTCGTCCTGCCCTACATGCGCCACGGGGACCTGCGGCACTTCATCCGCACCCAGGAGCGG AGCCCCACGGTGAAGGATCTCATCAGCTTCGGGCTCCAGGTGGCCTTGGGCATGGAGTACCTGGCCCAGAAAAAGTTTGTGCACCGGGACCTGGCGGCCAGGAACTGCAT GCTGGATGAGACGCTGACGGTGAAGGTGGCTGACTTCGGGCTGGCGCGGGACGTGTTCGGCAAGGAGTACTACAGCATCCAGCAGCACCGGCACGCCAAGTTGCCCGTCAAGTGGATGGCGCTGGAGAGCCTGCAGACCCAAAAATTCACCACCAAGTCGGACGTG TGGTCCTTCGGGGTGCTCATGTGGGAGCTGCTGACGCGGGGCGCGTCGCCGTACGCCGAGGTGGACCCCTACGACATGGCCCGCTACCTGCTGCAGGGGAGGCGCCtgccgcagccccagccctgccccgacGCACT GTACGGGgtgatgctgagctgctgggcgCCCGCACCCGAGGAGAGGCCGTCCTTCTCAGGGCTGGTGGGCGAGCTGGAACGCGTGCTGGCCTCGCTGGAGGGCGAGCGCTACGTCAACCTGGCCGTCACCTACGTCAACCTGGAGAGCGGCCCCCTttacccccccaccccctggGGCCAGCTGCCTGACAGCGAGGATGAGGAGGGTGCTGAAGATGAGGACAAGGACGTGGCCGTGTGCTGA